One region of Paucibacter aquatile genomic DNA includes:
- a CDS encoding MerR family transcriptional regulator: MQIGELSARTGLSRDTLRFYEKRGLLRARRSDNGYRDYPPEAVRWLGYVRMAQGLGFSLAEIEADLPRVTDAQPAATADELQAVLARKLQEIDARIAGLQGLRAELLAQLQAPQPACPLRGVRGEVLA, encoded by the coding sequence ATGCAGATCGGTGAACTCTCCGCCCGCACCGGCTTGAGCCGGGACACCTTGCGCTTCTACGAAAAGCGCGGCTTGCTTCGCGCCCGCCGCAGCGACAACGGCTATCGCGACTACCCGCCCGAGGCCGTGCGCTGGCTGGGCTATGTGCGCATGGCCCAGGGCCTGGGCTTCAGCCTGGCCGAGATCGAGGCCGACTTGCCCCGGGTGACGGATGCGCAGCCGGCCGCCACGGCGGATGAGCTGCAGGCTGTGCTGGCGCGCAAGCTGCAAGAGATCGATGCCCGCATTGCCGGCCTGCAAGGTCTGCGCGCCGAGTTGCTGGCCCAGCTGCAGGCGCCGCAGCCGGCCTGCCCTTTGCGAGGCGTGCGCGGCGAGGTGCTGGCATGA
- a CDS encoding patatin-like phospholipase family protein: MNQPATTALVLSGGGARAAYQVGVLQAITAMRRQHQHSRGDPANPFGVIVGTSAGAINGAALACHADHYDAGVDQLAEVWSQFSAEQVYRSDALGVARSGARWLSMMSLGWALARFRPRSLLDNTPLGGLLSRLVPMSRLPSMLARGHLQALAVTASSYSSGEHVSFYQAARPIAPWLRSSRLAVPTMLTQEHLLASSAIPFIFPATRLHHDGLGAWYGDGSMRQTAPLSPAIHLGARRLLIIGAGRMHEPALQRESSSAYPSLAQVAGHALSGIFLDALAVDIERMERINRTLALLPPEALAETPLRPLDALVIAPSQRLDDIAARHLESLPRAVRTLLRGTGVGKTAPGGPRPQGAALASYLLFEAPYTRELMALGQADTWAQGHKVARFFGWQTLEKAAPQPREGARPVDSELKPWPA; encoded by the coding sequence ATGAACCAGCCTGCCACCACCGCCCTGGTCCTCAGCGGCGGCGGCGCGCGGGCGGCCTATCAGGTGGGCGTGCTGCAGGCCATCACGGCCATGCGCCGCCAGCATCAGCACAGCCGCGGTGATCCAGCAAACCCCTTTGGCGTCATCGTCGGCACCTCGGCCGGCGCCATCAACGGCGCGGCCCTGGCCTGCCATGCCGACCACTACGACGCCGGGGTCGACCAGCTGGCCGAGGTCTGGTCGCAATTCAGCGCCGAGCAGGTCTACCGCAGCGACGCGCTGGGCGTGGCGCGCAGCGGCGCGCGCTGGCTGAGCATGATGTCGCTGGGCTGGGCGCTGGCGCGCTTTCGCCCGCGCTCGCTGCTGGACAACACGCCGCTGGGCGGCCTGCTCAGCCGCCTGGTGCCCATGAGCCGCCTGCCCAGCATGCTGGCGCGCGGCCATCTGCAAGCGCTGGCGGTGACCGCTTCCAGCTACAGCAGCGGCGAGCATGTCAGCTTCTACCAGGCCGCGCGGCCGATCGCCCCCTGGTTGCGCTCCAGCCGCCTGGCCGTGCCGACCATGCTGACGCAAGAGCATCTGCTGGCCTCCTCGGCGATTCCCTTCATCTTTCCGGCCACGCGCCTGCACCACGACGGCCTCGGCGCCTGGTATGGCGACGGCTCGATGCGTCAGACGGCGCCGCTCTCGCCGGCCATCCATCTCGGCGCACGCCGCCTGCTCATCATCGGCGCCGGTCGCATGCACGAGCCGGCCCTGCAGCGCGAGAGCAGCTCAGCCTACCCCAGCCTGGCCCAGGTGGCCGGCCATGCACTCTCGGGCATTTTTCTCGACGCGCTGGCGGTGGACATCGAGCGCATGGAGCGCATCAACCGCACCCTGGCCCTGCTGCCGCCCGAGGCCCTGGCCGAGACACCGCTGCGGCCGCTCGACGCCCTGGTGATCGCGCCCTCGCAGCGCCTGGACGACATCGCCGCTCGCCATCTGGAGAGCCTGCCGCGCGCTGTGCGGACCCTCTTGCGCGGCACCGGGGTGGGCAAGACTGCGCCCGGCGGACCAAGACCACAGGGGGCTGCCCTGGCCAGCTACCTGTTGTTCGAAGCACCTTACACGCGCGAACTGATGGCACTCGGGCAAGCAGACACCTGGGCACAGGGTCACAAGGTGGCGCGCTTCTTCGGCTGGCAGACCTTGGAGAAGGCAGCGCCGCAACCAAGAGAAGGGGCTCGGCCGGTCGACAGTGAGCTCAAGCCATGGCCCGCTTGA